From Meiothermus sp., a single genomic window includes:
- a CDS encoding universal stress protein: MFRHILVPVGVGPGSLAAAQHALHLSRWLGCKVTLVHVLENTEGSVFETFAQMVQGARRQPTVLVVEPHSQTIGAVVAEIAQQTHADLIVIGCHDSAQQAPEGLGPAAQSIVASAKVPVQVVPAALLAPSKPWLQRFAVGGVQEV; this comes from the coding sequence GTGTTTCGTCACATCTTGGTGCCTGTGGGGGTGGGACCGGGCAGCCTGGCCGCCGCCCAGCATGCTCTCCATCTTTCCCGCTGGCTGGGCTGTAAGGTGACGTTGGTACATGTGCTCGAGAACACCGAGGGTTCGGTTTTCGAAACCTTCGCCCAAATGGTGCAGGGGGCCCGCCGTCAACCGACGGTGCTGGTGGTGGAGCCCCATAGCCAGACCATCGGCGCGGTGGTGGCCGAGATTGCCCAGCAAACCCACGCCGACTTGATCGTGATTGGCTGCCATGACAGCGCCCAGCAGGCCCCAGAGGGGCTAGGCCCCGCGGCCCAGAGCATTGTGGCTAGCGCTAAGGTACCCGTTCAGGTGGTTCCCGCCGCCCTGCTGGCGCCAAGCAAACCCTGGCTGCAACGCTTCGCGGTGGGTGGGGTGCAGGAGGTTTGA
- a CDS encoding BTAD domain-containing putative transcriptional regulator: protein MKRMSYPKQASPVLQVRTLGQVEVLVAGRPAVWHAHTAEELFFYLLSYPEGKSKAEILETLWGLDPGPVANNRFRVTLFRLRTALQNPEAVQEDHGRYRLHESVLQSADLYSFYRALSEGYHASSEAMRLESFLKAIALYQGDYLPGFSTNWVMQAREEHKTAYVQALLEVALIHYDRSDWKNTAAYLQQALHKDPYLGEHYHQRLMWCLAAAGDRYGAIEHYRRFVKFLREELGDTPMPETQALAEHIKQNQPLLSYPDWHNLNLHGHAA, encoded by the coding sequence ATGAAAAGGATGTCGTACCCAAAACAGGCTTCCCCTGTGCTCCAGGTACGCACCTTGGGCCAGGTGGAGGTTCTGGTTGCAGGCCGTCCTGCTGTCTGGCACGCTCACACTGCCGAGGAACTTTTCTTCTACCTGCTCTCCTATCCCGAGGGCAAGAGCAAGGCGGAAATCCTCGAGACCCTGTGGGGCCTCGACCCCGGCCCCGTGGCCAACAACCGCTTCCGGGTTACGCTTTTTCGCCTTCGCACCGCCTTGCAAAACCCCGAGGCCGTTCAGGAAGACCACGGGCGGTATCGTTTGCACGAAAGCGTTTTGCAAAGCGCGGATTTGTACAGTTTTTATCGGGCCTTAAGCGAAGGTTACCACGCCAGCAGCGAAGCTATGCGCCTGGAAAGCTTCCTCAAGGCTATTGCGCTGTACCAGGGCGACTACCTGCCGGGCTTCTCGACCAACTGGGTTATGCAGGCCCGCGAGGAGCACAAAACGGCCTATGTGCAAGCGCTGCTCGAGGTAGCCCTTATCCACTACGACCGCTCAGACTGGAAGAATACCGCCGCCTACCTGCAACAGGCCTTGCATAAAGACCCCTACCTGGGTGAGCACTACCACCAACGGCTGATGTGGTGCCTGGCTGCGGCCGGGGATCGCTACGGGGCCATCGAGCACTACCGTCGCTTTGTGAAGTTCCTGCGCGAGGAGTTGGGCGATACCCCCATGCCCGAGACCCAGGCGCTGGCCGAGCACATCAAGCAAAACCAGCCCCTGCTGTCCTACCCCGACTGGCATAACTTGAACCTGCACGGCCATGCGGCCTAG
- a CDS encoding VLRF1 family aeRF1-type release factor: MLTQESIRYIREFVAPRVVPVLSLYLDVNPANPDNQGKAYLLRARAALEAAQTPPEIGQKVLEALERNLPQARSRVVFAAEGWMEIYDLQVDLPLVQGVEARWGEPYLTPILYVLDEYDRVGVVYLDSEKWRMFEVYLGEIEELPGAFRAVPTQEWNQLTRDSQGRRYSQGGIHRAAADTDRFERRLDVWTHRFYKRLAGLLEQTIQERSIQRLVLMGPKAEAQMFKELLPRRLRERVIATLPSLPTPRAQAGEVLKLVQEVLEPIERERENRLLDELAERGVGGLDQTLELLQQGGLHLLVAPWNPQGTVYRAPDGWVGSSMEGAVAHGAGRIEEVELKQVLPELAEAYGTRLEFVRGPAEERLKQTFGGLAGLPRW, encoded by the coding sequence ATGCTGACCCAAGAAAGCATCCGCTATATCCGCGAGTTTGTGGCACCACGGGTTGTACCGGTGTTGTCGCTGTATCTGGACGTGAACCCGGCCAACCCCGACAACCAGGGCAAGGCCTATCTGCTGCGGGCCCGCGCGGCCCTAGAGGCTGCCCAGACCCCGCCAGAGATTGGCCAGAAAGTTTTGGAGGCGCTCGAGCGCAACCTACCCCAGGCCCGCAGCCGGGTCGTCTTTGCGGCCGAGGGGTGGATGGAAATCTATGACCTGCAGGTGGATTTGCCTCTGGTACAGGGCGTCGAAGCCCGCTGGGGTGAGCCCTACCTGACCCCCATTCTCTATGTGCTGGACGAGTACGACCGGGTAGGGGTGGTCTACCTCGACAGCGAGAAGTGGCGGATGTTTGAGGTGTACCTGGGGGAGATAGAAGAACTGCCCGGGGCTTTTAGGGCGGTGCCCACCCAGGAGTGGAACCAACTCACCCGGGATAGCCAGGGACGCCGCTACTCGCAGGGGGGCATCCACCGGGCCGCAGCCGATACCGACCGCTTCGAGCGTCGGTTGGATGTTTGGACGCACCGCTTCTACAAACGCCTGGCCGGCCTGCTCGAGCAGACCATCCAAGAACGCAGCATCCAGCGGCTGGTGTTGATGGGGCCCAAGGCCGAGGCGCAGATGTTCAAAGAACTGCTCCCCCGCCGGTTGCGCGAGCGGGTTATTGCCACCTTGCCCTCCCTGCCTACCCCGCGCGCCCAGGCCGGTGAAGTGCTGAAGCTCGTGCAAGAGGTACTGGAACCCATCGAGCGTGAACGGGAAAACCGTCTCTTGGACGAGCTGGCCGAACGGGGGGTGGGCGGGCTGGATCAGACCCTGGAGCTCTTGCAACAGGGCGGGCTGCACCTGCTGGTAGCCCCCTGGAACCCTCAGGGCACGGTCTACCGCGCCCCCGATGGTTGGGTGGGCAGCAGCATGGAGGGTGCAGTAGCGCATGGGGCCGGGCGCATCGAGGAGGTCGAGCTTAAGCAGGTTCTGCCCGAGCTGGCCGAGGCCTATGGAACCCGGCTCGAGTTTGTGCGGGGGCCGGCCGAAGAACGTCTAAAACAGACTTTTGGCGGTCTGGCCGGGCTGCCCCGTTGGTAA
- a CDS encoding universal stress protein produces MFRKILIAVDESSCSERAGRVGLAFAQKLGAAVVVTHVLKTPPAYWGLAAPDMMRHAQEILAPWTELGRQMGLELHAEPTQHDDVAEGIVFLANRSHCDLIVMGTHGRGGLGRVLLGSVAERVSRLSKVPVMLVRGDGKVEPSTGLFKRILAPVDGSEAGRPAFELADQLAVQLEAELQILHVVPPLPTPVAGPYSGSMTPFNWGEILRAMEEQGEVILANAQKQARAPRVKTVLLKAQTRREADVIVDFARDSQADLIVMGTHGRTGLERLLLGSVAEGVVHQAPVPVLLVRAVPAPPDVSQAAAETAHA; encoded by the coding sequence ATGTTCCGCAAAATCCTGATCGCAGTGGATGAGTCCTCTTGCAGTGAGCGGGCAGGACGGGTGGGTTTGGCCTTTGCCCAAAAACTAGGTGCGGCGGTGGTGGTCACCCACGTGCTCAAAACGCCCCCGGCCTACTGGGGTTTGGCTGCTCCCGACATGATGCGGCACGCCCAGGAAATTCTGGCCCCCTGGACAGAGCTGGGGCGGCAGATGGGGCTCGAGCTCCACGCCGAACCCACGCAACACGACGACGTTGCAGAGGGCATTGTTTTCCTGGCCAACCGCAGCCACTGTGACCTGATTGTAATGGGCACCCACGGGCGCGGGGGGCTGGGGCGGGTGCTGTTGGGTAGTGTGGCCGAGCGGGTCAGCCGCCTGTCCAAAGTACCGGTGATGCTGGTGCGGGGCGATGGGAAGGTGGAGCCCAGCACGGGCCTCTTCAAACGCATCCTGGCCCCGGTAGATGGCAGCGAGGCGGGCCGTCCGGCTTTCGAGCTGGCCGACCAACTGGCAGTTCAGCTCGAGGCCGAGCTGCAGATTCTGCACGTGGTGCCCCCACTGCCCACCCCGGTAGCAGGCCCCTACAGCGGTAGTATGACCCCCTTCAACTGGGGAGAGATCCTCCGCGCCATGGAAGAACAAGGCGAGGTCATCCTGGCCAATGCCCAGAAGCAGGCCCGGGCCCCAAGGGTAAAAACCGTCCTGCTCAAGGCCCAGACCCGGCGGGAAGCGGACGTGATCGTGGACTTTGCCCGCGATAGCCAGGCCGATCTGATTGTGATGGGCACCCACGGGCGCACCGGTCTGGAACGCCTGTTGCTGGGTAGCGTGGCCGAGGGGGTTGTCCACCAAGCGCCGGTGCCGGTGCTGCTGGTTCGTGCTGTGCCGGCGCCACCCGATGTGAGCCAAGCTGCGGCGGAAACGGCCCATGCTTGA
- a CDS encoding Hsp20/alpha crystallin family protein has protein sequence MRREIERLFDESLFRREFPFLDKEVAAMPLDIYEEGNNIVVKASIPGLKPEDIKIEVRGDILRIHGEAKKEEEKKERNYHLREHRYTRFERSVVLPSEVQTDKAEAVFENGVLTLTLPKSEVAQAKAIPIKTPAKV, from the coding sequence ATGCGTAGGGAAATCGAGCGCTTGTTCGACGAAAGCCTGTTCCGTCGTGAGTTCCCGTTCCTCGATAAAGAGGTGGCGGCTATGCCGCTCGACATCTACGAAGAGGGCAACAACATCGTGGTGAAAGCCTCGATTCCCGGCCTCAAACCCGAAGACATCAAGATCGAGGTGCGCGGCGATATCCTGCGGATCCATGGCGAAGCCAAAAAGGAGGAAGAGAAGAAAGAACGCAACTACCACCTGCGTGAGCACCGCTACACCCGCTTTGAGCGCTCGGTAGTGCTGCCCAGCGAGGTACAGACCGATAAGGCCGAGGCGGTGTTCGAAAACGGTGTGCTGACCCTGACCCTGCCCAAGAGCGAGGTCGCCCAGGCCAAAGCCATCCCCATCAAGACTCCTGCCAAGGTCTGA
- a CDS encoding Stp1/IreP family PP2C-type Ser/Thr phosphatase, producing the protein MPGSDSLPMVFAAALTDPGRKRALNEDAVAQLLTPYGGIFIVADGMGGHRTGEVASQMAVSQIVEVLKRSEPSPQGLLEAYEAANEAIYLAGQKPESRGMGTTCTALWLDLPYALIAHVGDSRAYLLRDGELLQLTQDHSWVADRVRQGLLTEEEARNHRWRNVITNALGSFPGARVDLVGLKVRPGDVFLLCSDGLSGVLEDKVLSEMILTNPPEPAVAKLIKLANDWGGPDNISAVVVTIGSQVAENPRPYALPLEANNGQPVHLQSGNDPEVLTTQIAEPEKKPSFWQRWGSVILLLLWFGLLGLVLFNQFGSGSTP; encoded by the coding sequence ATGCCGGGCTCCGACAGCCTACCCATGGTGTTTGCTGCGGCGTTGACCGATCCGGGCCGCAAGCGAGCCCTCAACGAGGACGCGGTTGCCCAACTGCTAACTCCTTATGGTGGCATTTTTATAGTGGCCGACGGCATGGGTGGGCACCGAACCGGCGAGGTGGCTTCGCAAATGGCGGTGAGCCAGATTGTGGAAGTGCTCAAGCGCAGCGAACCCTCGCCCCAAGGGCTGCTAGAAGCCTACGAGGCCGCCAACGAGGCCATCTACCTGGCCGGACAAAAGCCCGAATCGCGGGGGATGGGCACGACCTGCACGGCCCTGTGGCTCGACCTGCCCTATGCCCTGATTGCCCACGTGGGCGACTCGAGGGCCTACCTGCTGCGCGACGGGGAACTCCTGCAGCTGACCCAGGATCACTCCTGGGTGGCCGACCGGGTGCGCCAGGGCCTACTAACGGAGGAGGAAGCCCGCAACCACCGCTGGCGCAACGTCATTACCAACGCCCTGGGCTCGTTTCCCGGTGCACGGGTAGACCTGGTGGGTCTCAAGGTGCGGCCAGGCGATGTGTTTTTGCTCTGCTCGGATGGTCTGAGTGGGGTTCTGGAAGACAAGGTGCTTTCCGAAATGATCCTTACTAACCCCCCCGAACCGGCGGTGGCCAAACTGATCAAGCTGGCCAACGACTGGGGTGGCCCCGACAACATCAGTGCGGTGGTGGTGACAATTGGCAGCCAGGTAGCCGAAAACCCCAGACCCTACGCCCTTCCGCTCGAGGCCAACAACGGCCAGCCGGTGCACCTGCAAAGCGGCAACGACCCGGAAGTGCTTACCACCCAGATTGCCGAACCGGAAAAGAAACCCAGCTTCTGGCAGCGCTGGGGCAGTGTGATTTTGCTTTTGCTGTGGTTTGGCCTGCTGGGGTTGGTCTTGTTCAATCAGTTTGGAAGTGGCAGCACCCCCTGA